One genomic segment of Ignavibacteriota bacterium includes these proteins:
- a CDS encoding DUF4982 domain-containing protein, with protein MKKIILIILFSFISVQIFSSEYKNFNFDWKFSKGNFPKAENIYFDDSDWQSVNVPHDWAIYGPLDKMGDPETAKLPWKGEGWYRKIFKMEKALEGKKIFFIFDGVMAFPKIYINGKLAYQWDYGYNSFHFDATNFIKFGEENLIAVYVDTRNHESRWYPGAGIYRKVQMIISDPIHINIWGTNISTPKASMENTDVRTFTKITNSNKSEEKIILKSLVIDPNGNEIFQEIDTSQFKGEYEFEQWFRFPNPKLWDVENPNLYSLKSIVIVNNRIVDTLTSRFGIRSIKFTADDGFHLNVKRVRLQGVCLHQDHGPLGSAFNKRAMERQLEILKDMGCNAIRTSHNIPAPELLDLCDEMGFLVIDEAFDKWDKKGDLLDDKDFNEWAERNITNFILRDRNHPSIILWSIGNEMWEIGANTHGSYNKLVEMISHYRKLDPTRPITMVDADVESVKWHFNQLVDVHSWNYSRRYESARKADPSKCVIITESASTVSTRGYYTFPLPEKKDDFYLNDLQISSYDMNSPWWAEPAEQDFAWQEEDKFVAGEFVWTGFDYLGEPTPYNYFLTEQGIISKKKTAVSSYFGIIDLCGIPKDRYYIYRSHWLPNEKTIHILPHWNWKGKEGEIIPVHVHTNADYGELFLNGKSLGKKFKIPQSENIFEKYRLMWNDVKYESGELKVVVYKDEKYYGEKILKTADESYSIRLTPDRTNLNSGGEDLSYILIEALDKNGNLTPLAENEINFEISDNAEIAGVGNGNPQSYNQFKSNKVKLFYGKAMLILTSIKDKKGKIKILAKSKGLKDFGIKLFVE; from the coding sequence ATGAAAAAAATAATTCTCATAATACTTTTTAGCTTTATTTCAGTGCAAATATTTTCTTCAGAATATAAGAATTTTAATTTTGATTGGAAATTTTCAAAAGGAAATTTTCCCAAGGCAGAAAATATTTATTTTGATGATTCAGATTGGCAAAGTGTAAATGTGCCTCACGATTGGGCAATTTATGGACCTTTAGATAAAATGGGCGATCCAGAAACTGCAAAGCTTCCATGGAAAGGTGAAGGCTGGTACAGAAAAATATTTAAAATGGAAAAAGCTTTAGAGGGCAAAAAAATATTCTTCATTTTTGATGGAGTGATGGCCTTTCCAAAAATTTATATAAATGGTAAACTTGCTTATCAATGGGATTACGGATACAACTCATTTCATTTTGATGCAACAAATTTTATAAAATTCGGTGAAGAAAATTTAATTGCGGTTTATGTTGATACAAGAAATCATGAAAGTCGCTGGTATCCCGGAGCCGGAATTTATAGAAAAGTTCAAATGATAATTTCCGATCCAATTCACATTAATATTTGGGGTACAAATATCTCAACACCCAAAGCCAGTATGGAAAATACTGATGTGAGAACTTTTACAAAAATTACAAATAGCAATAAATCCGAAGAAAAAATTATTCTAAAATCTTTAGTTATTGATCCAAACGGAAATGAAATTTTTCAGGAAATTGATACTTCACAATTTAAAGGTGAATATGAATTTGAGCAATGGTTTAGATTTCCAAATCCAAAATTGTGGGATGTTGAAAATCCAAATTTATATTCTCTTAAATCAATTGTTATTGTAAATAATAGAATTGTTGATACATTAACTTCAAGATTTGGAATTCGTTCAATCAAATTTACTGCAGATGATGGTTTTCATCTGAATGTAAAAAGAGTAAGGTTGCAAGGAGTCTGTCTTCATCAAGATCATGGACCGTTAGGTTCTGCATTTAATAAAAGAGCGATGGAAAGACAGCTTGAAATATTGAAAGATATGGGATGCAACGCTATTAGAACAAGTCACAATATACCCGCTCCGGAATTATTGGATCTTTGTGATGAAATGGGATTCCTTGTTATTGATGAAGCATTTGATAAGTGGGATAAAAAAGGTGATTTGCTTGATGATAAAGATTTTAATGAATGGGCTGAAAGAAATATTACAAATTTTATTTTAAGAGATAGAAATCATCCGTCCATAATTCTTTGGAGTATTGGAAATGAAATGTGGGAAATTGGTGCAAACACTCACGGAAGTTATAATAAATTAGTTGAGATGATAAGCCATTATAGAAAGCTTGATCCAACTCGACCAATAACAATGGTCGATGCCGATGTGGAAAGTGTAAAGTGGCATTTTAATCAACTTGTAGATGTTCATTCATGGAATTACAGCAGACGTTATGAAAGCGCAAGAAAAGCTGATCCGAGTAAATGTGTAATTATTACTGAATCAGCATCAACAGTTAGTACACGTGGATATTACACTTTTCCGCTTCCAGAGAAAAAAGATGATTTTTATTTGAATGATTTACAAATTAGTTCTTATGATATGAATTCTCCTTGGTGGGCAGAACCGGCAGAGCAAGATTTTGCTTGGCAAGAAGAGGATAAATTTGTTGCTGGTGAATTTGTCTGGACCGGATTTGATTATTTAGGTGAGCCAACTCCTTATAATTATTTTTTAACTGAACAAGGAATAATTAGCAAAAAAAAAACCGCAGTGAGTTCATATTTTGGTATAATTGATTTGTGTGGAATTCCTAAGGATCGATATTACATTTACAGAAGTCATTGGCTGCCTAATGAAAAAACAATTCACATTTTACCGCATTGGAATTGGAAAGGAAAGGAAGGTGAAATTATTCCGGTTCACGTACATACAAATGCTGATTATGGCGAATTATTTTTAAATGGAAAATCATTAGGAAAGAAATTTAAAATTCCTCAATCAGAAAATATTTTTGAAAAATATAGATTAATGTGGAACGATGTGAAATATGAATCCGGTGAATTAAAAGTTGTAGTATATAAAGATGAAAAATATTATGGAGAAAAAATATTAAAAACCGCTGATGAGTCTTATTCTATTCGGTTAACTCCGGATAGAACAAATCTTAATTCTGGCGGAGAAGATTTATCATATATTTTAATTGAAGCATTGGATAAAAATGGAAATTTAACTCCGCTTGCAGAAAATGAAATTAATTTTGAAATATCCGATAACGCAGAAATAGCGGGAGTTGGAAACGGAAATCCTCAAAGTTATAATCAATTCAAATCAAATAAAGTTAAGTTATTTTATGGAAAAGCTATGTTGATTCTTACATCCATAAAAGATAAAAAAGGGAAAATTAAAATTTTAGCAAAGTCAAAAGGATTGAAAGATTTTGGTATAAAATTATTTGTAGAATAA
- a CDS encoding carbohydrate binding family 9 domain-containing protein has product MKTKLVLIYFGILFNSLFPFSSKDSTNSDSVKFNSTNNKRTYVTERLNTDKPNIDGKFDDECWQGGNWAGNFVQWIPNEGAKPSQETQIKILYDDKSIYVAIRAFDNEPNKISRRSDRRDEFHGDIVGISFDSYHDHRTAFEFDLTAGGQKIDLLLYNPSNWDVNWNAVWKGEVGFEDSAWTAEFEIPFSQLRFSDEPEQIWGMHCWRWIDRFQEESDWEPQSSKGAGIIYQFGELHGLYNLTNKPPIELMPYVLGEINTFKKDLNNPFKKNGREFLGNAGFDAKIGLSNNYTLDLTINPDFGQVEADPSVINLTAFETFYDEKRPFFLEGKNIFDFNFDGSTLFYSRRIGHKPSYFPNLQNDEYIEYPKNTSILSSLKLSGKSADGLAIGVLQSLTAKEEAEISQNLNERKVDVEPLTNYLLLRLQKDYSAGNTVLGGIATSTNRFIKSDNLKILHTNSYTGGIDFLKYWNNKEYFVDLKFIGSYLDGSEASINNLQKSSARYFQRPDASHLNFDENSEYLSGHGGYFKIGKGSGDLWRYSADVSWRSPGLELNDMGYINLVDLIKEKNSISYFSVQPNAISRNYKINFNQFNNWDFGFNHLSSGADLSLYFEFLNKWTTLTSLSFTSQKLDTRILRGGNAMILPSEWSGSIYFRTDPSIKFLADLNFQYSKANENRFENYYLQPGITLQPMNTLKISFSLNFYKNRDELQFIENKKINEDVKYILGEINQKNFGATFRFDYNITSELSIQYYGSPFVSIGKYSDFKVVTNSKASNYKDRISNLITNSNENHYDVINSSSNQVEYSFENPDFNFIEFRSNLVLRWEYRAGSQIYFVWSQERNNYLLSGNQSVNNAFENLGKLYPNNIYLLKFNYWLDI; this is encoded by the coding sequence TTGAAAACAAAATTAGTTCTCATATACTTCGGGATATTATTCAATTCGCTTTTTCCATTTTCATCAAAAGATTCTACCAATTCAGATTCTGTAAAATTTAATTCAACAAATAACAAAAGAACCTATGTTACTGAAAGATTAAATACAGATAAACCCAATATTGATGGTAAGTTTGATGATGAATGCTGGCAAGGAGGAAATTGGGCTGGTAATTTTGTCCAGTGGATTCCTAATGAAGGTGCAAAACCTTCACAAGAAACCCAAATTAAAATTCTTTACGATGATAAAAGTATTTATGTTGCAATTAGAGCATTTGATAATGAACCAAATAAAATCAGCAGAAGATCAGACCGAAGAGATGAATTTCATGGAGATATTGTAGGAATTAGTTTTGATAGTTATCATGATCATAGAACAGCTTTTGAATTTGATTTAACTGCCGGCGGGCAAAAAATTGATTTGTTGTTATACAATCCATCAAATTGGGATGTTAACTGGAATGCCGTATGGAAAGGTGAAGTTGGTTTTGAAGATTCTGCATGGACTGCAGAATTTGAAATTCCATTTAGTCAATTAAGATTTAGTGATGAGCCTGAGCAAATTTGGGGAATGCATTGCTGGAGATGGATTGACCGATTTCAGGAAGAAAGTGATTGGGAACCGCAATCATCAAAAGGTGCCGGAATTATTTATCAGTTTGGTGAGCTTCATGGTTTATATAATTTAACAAATAAACCTCCAATTGAATTGATGCCTTATGTATTGGGAGAAATTAATACATTTAAAAAAGATTTAAATAATCCGTTCAAAAAAAATGGAAGAGAATTTTTAGGCAACGCCGGATTTGATGCAAAGATTGGTTTATCAAATAATTACACTTTGGATTTAACAATCAATCCGGATTTTGGACAAGTTGAAGCTGATCCATCAGTAATTAATTTAACTGCTTTCGAAACTTTCTATGATGAAAAAAGACCATTTTTTCTGGAAGGTAAAAATATTTTCGATTTTAATTTTGATGGGAGCACACTTTTTTATAGCAGAAGAATTGGACACAAACCATCTTATTTCCCAAATTTACAAAATGATGAATATATTGAATATCCAAAAAATACTTCAATATTAAGTTCATTGAAATTAAGCGGAAAATCTGCAGATGGCTTAGCAATTGGAGTTCTTCAAAGTTTAACGGCGAAAGAAGAAGCAGAAATATCTCAAAATTTAAATGAAAGAAAAGTTGATGTAGAACCGCTAACCAATTATCTACTACTTCGTTTGCAGAAAGATTATAGCGCTGGAAATACAGTTTTGGGCGGAATTGCGACTTCCACAAATAGATTTATTAAAAGTGATAATTTGAAAATTTTGCATACAAATTCTTACACAGGCGGAATTGATTTTTTGAAGTATTGGAATAACAAGGAATATTTTGTTGATCTAAAATTTATTGGGAGTTATTTGGATGGAAGTGAAGCATCTATTAATAACTTGCAAAAATCTTCGGCTCGGTATTTTCAAAGGCCAGATGCATCACATTTAAATTTTGATGAGAATTCGGAATATTTATCTGGACATGGCGGGTATTTTAAAATTGGAAAAGGAAGCGGTGATCTTTGGCGTTATTCCGCTGATGTGTCTTGGCGTTCGCCTGGGCTTGAACTAAACGACATGGGTTATATAAATCTTGTTGATTTAATTAAAGAGAAAAATTCTATTTCATACTTTTCAGTACAGCCAAATGCTATTTCCAGAAATTATAAAATAAATTTTAATCAATTTAATAATTGGGATTTTGGTTTTAATCATCTTTCATCTGGCGCTGATTTGAGTTTATATTTTGAGTTCTTGAATAAATGGACAACTTTAACTTCCTTAAGTTTTACTTCGCAAAAATTAGATACGCGAATTTTACGCGGCGGTAATGCAATGATTTTACCGAGTGAATGGAGTGGAAGTATTTATTTCAGAACAGATCCATCAATAAAATTTCTTGCTGATTTAAATTTTCAATATTCAAAAGCAAATGAAAATAGATTTGAAAATTATTATTTACAGCCAGGTATTACTTTGCAGCCAATGAATACTTTGAAAATATCTTTCAGTTTGAATTTTTATAAAAATAGAGATGAATTGCAATTTATTGAAAACAAAAAAATTAATGAAGATGTTAAATATATTTTAGGCGAAATAAATCAGAAAAATTTTGGTGCAACTTTTAGATTTGATTATAACATTACTTCAGAATTATCAATTCAGTATTATGGAAGTCCTTTTGTATCTATTGGAAAATATTCTGACTTTAAAGTTGTGACAAATTCAAAAGCATCAAATTATAAAGATAGAATTTCTAATTTAATTACAAATTCTAATGAAAATCATTATGATGTAATAAATAGTTCCTCAAATCAAGTTGAATACAGTTTTGAAAATCCGGATTTCAACTTTATTGAATTCAGATCAAATTTGGTACTTCGATGGGAATATCGGGCTGGTTCACAAATTTATTTTGTTTGGTCGCAAGAAAGAAATAATTATTTACTTTCCGGAAATCAATCGGTGAATAATGCTTTTGAGAATTTGGGTAAGTTATACCCAAATAATATTTATTTACTAAAATTTAATTATTGGTTAGATATTTAA
- a CDS encoding beta-mannosidase, with translation MFSSCTYQNESKLVQEKLGAKLIDSNATFGTIALFYNLQKNPESKIIFGHHHSTAYGIGWRGGFGRSDIKDVTGSHPGIVGWDFADLNFNPVEQPNWLEKYVIDAYDNGLINIFAWHLDNLVTGGSFYDTTIVVKHILPGGSHHENYKSELDRISYFLKHLIGKDGKLIPIIFRPFHEFDGSWFWWGDHFCTPEEFIELWQFTVKYLRDIQKVKNILYAFSPDCKYTNEIDFLEKYPGDDYVDLIGMDNYWDFTPLGEGLNAVTEKLKLVSKIAKDKNKIAAFTETGLEKIPDDKWWTEKLLKVIKSDSINISFVMVWRNAHINHFYAPHKNHPSAENFIEFKNDPKIIFADELPDLFNIDMILSK, from the coding sequence ATTTTTTCTTCATGCACTTATCAAAATGAAAGTAAATTAGTTCAGGAAAAATTAGGCGCAAAACTGATTGATTCCAATGCAACTTTTGGAACTATTGCATTATTTTATAATCTTCAGAAAAATCCGGAATCAAAAATTATTTTTGGGCATCATCATTCAACTGCTTACGGAATTGGATGGCGGGGAGGTTTTGGAAGATCGGATATAAAAGACGTAACCGGAAGCCATCCGGGTATTGTAGGATGGGATTTTGCCGATCTTAACTTTAATCCTGTTGAACAACCGAATTGGCTGGAAAAATATGTAATTGATGCTTATGATAATGGACTAATCAATATTTTCGCATGGCATCTTGATAATTTAGTCACCGGTGGAAGTTTTTATGATACAACAATTGTAGTAAAACATATTCTGCCCGGCGGAAGTCATCATGAAAATTATAAAAGTGAATTGGATAGAATTTCCTACTTCTTAAAACATTTGATTGGAAAAGATGGAAAATTAATTCCAATTATATTTAGACCGTTTCACGAATTTGACGGAAGCTGGTTTTGGTGGGGAGATCATTTTTGTACTCCCGAAGAATTTATTGAGTTATGGCAGTTTACGGTAAAATATTTAAGAGATATTCAAAAAGTAAAAAATATACTTTATGCATTTTCTCCAGATTGCAAATACACAAACGAAATTGATTTTTTAGAAAAATATCCCGGCGATGATTATGTTGATTTAATTGGAATGGATAATTATTGGGATTTTACTCCCTTGGGCGAAGGTTTAAATGCAGTAACGGAAAAATTAAAATTAGTATCTAAAATTGCAAAAGATAAAAATAAAATTGCGGCTTTTACAGAAACCGGTTTAGAAAAAATTCCAGATGATAAATGGTGGACAGAAAAATTATTAAAAGTTATAAAAAGTGATAGTATAAATATTTCGTTTGTTATGGTTTGGAGAAATGCACATATAAATCATTTTTATGCACCGCATAAGAATCATCCAAGTGCAGAAAATTTTATTGAATTTAAAAATGATCCCAAAATAATTTTTGCAGATGAGCTTCCGGATTTATTCAATATTGATATGATTTTATCAAAATGA
- a CDS encoding Na+:solute symporter has protein sequence MQLSFIDLSIIIAYLISTIFLGMYLSKKASKNINNYFLGGNTIKWWFLGVSDASGMFDIAGTMLLVYWLSVYGLKSIWIPWLWPVFNQIFLMVYLSPWLRKSNVMTGAEWINTRFGNGKGATLSHIIVVIFALISVIGFLSYGFKGVGKFAAAFLPPLVSDPSLLQQYPQINTNLYALILMAITTLYVVKGGMFSVVFTEVIQYGILTISSLAIGIIAMYNVSPEMIRSVVPDGWTNIFFGADLNLDWSTVTSSVATKVSTFNQWIITDGYSMFGLFFGMMLFKGIFVAAAGPAPNYDMQRILSTRNPVEAAKMNSLVSVVLNPVRYFLVTGLTVLALTNFDALYKSSISTPDFEAILPEVLAKYVPVGLLGLLMTGFIAAFMSNFAATVNAAPAYIVNDIYKRYINPNAEPKKYVTMSYISSAAVVIVGITIGFFVESLNQIVLWIVASLWGSYTAANILKWYWWRFNGFGYFWGMFSGIITSLILTLLENLNLIPWLDNFPLQNNPSMNSFPIIFIVSIFACIIATLKTKPESDEVLIKFYKQVKPWGFWNPVLKKVNAIEPNFKPNKNFKRDMSNVIVGIIWQITLMAVPIFLVIREYSSLIIAVVFLIITSTILKFNWWNKLESSYGENT, from the coding sequence ATGCAGCTTAGTTTTATTGACCTTTCGATTATTATTGCGTACCTAATTTCAACAATTTTCTTAGGTATGTATTTATCCAAAAAAGCATCAAAAAATATTAATAATTATTTTCTGGGGGGAAACACAATCAAATGGTGGTTCCTTGGAGTTTCCGATGCTTCCGGAATGTTTGATATTGCCGGAACAATGCTTTTGGTTTATTGGCTTTCCGTGTATGGTTTAAAAAGTATTTGGATTCCTTGGTTGTGGCCGGTTTTTAATCAAATATTTTTGATGGTTTATTTATCGCCTTGGTTAAGAAAATCAAATGTTATGACCGGAGCCGAATGGATAAATACAAGATTTGGAAATGGAAAAGGTGCAACTCTTTCTCACATTATTGTTGTGATTTTTGCATTAATAAGCGTAATAGGATTTTTATCGTACGGATTTAAAGGAGTTGGGAAATTTGCTGCGGCATTTTTACCTCCGCTTGTTAGCGATCCAAGTTTGCTTCAACAATATCCGCAAATAAATACCAATTTATATGCACTTATTTTGATGGCAATAACTACATTATATGTTGTAAAAGGTGGAATGTTCAGCGTAGTTTTTACTGAAGTTATTCAATATGGAATTTTAACAATTTCATCGCTCGCTATTGGAATTATTGCAATGTACAATGTTTCTCCGGAAATGATAAGAAGTGTAGTTCCGGATGGATGGACGAATATATTTTTTGGTGCAGATTTAAATCTTGATTGGTCAACAGTTACATCTTCGGTTGCGACAAAAGTTTCGACTTTCAATCAATGGATAATTACAGATGGATACTCAATGTTTGGATTATTTTTTGGAATGATGTTGTTCAAAGGAATATTTGTAGCTGCCGCCGGTCCCGCACCAAATTATGATATGCAAAGAATTCTTTCTACAAGAAATCCCGTTGAAGCTGCAAAAATGAATTCACTTGTAAGCGTTGTTTTAAATCCGGTTAGATATTTTTTAGTCACCGGTTTAACAGTTCTTGCACTAACAAATTTTGATGCACTTTACAAAAGTTCAATTTCAACTCCGGATTTTGAAGCAATTCTTCCAGAAGTCTTAGCTAAATATGTGCCGGTTGGTTTACTTGGTTTACTTATGACCGGCTTCATTGCTGCTTTTATGAGCAACTTTGCCGCAACCGTTAATGCAGCTCCGGCTTATATTGTTAATGATATTTACAAACGTTATATAAATCCGAATGCAGAACCAAAAAAGTATGTAACAATGAGTTATATATCTTCTGCGGCAGTTGTAATTGTTGGAATTACAATTGGATTTTTTGTAGAATCATTAAACCAAATAGTTTTATGGATTGTTGCTTCGCTTTGGGGAAGTTATACAGCAGCAAATATTTTAAAATGGTATTGGTGGCGATTTAATGGATTTGGGTATTTCTGGGGAATGTTTTCAGGAATTATTACTTCGCTAATTTTAACTTTGCTTGAAAATTTAAATTTAATTCCTTGGCTGGATAATTTTCCTCTACAAAATAATCCAAGTATGAATTCATTTCCGATAATTTTCATAGTTTCAATTTTTGCATGTATAATTGCAACGCTTAAAACTAAACCGGAAAGCGACGAAGTACTTATTAAGTTTTACAAACAAGTAAAACCTTGGGGATTTTGGAATCCCGTATTGAAAAAAGTTAATGCAATTGAACCAAATTTTAAACCAAATAAAAATTTTAAAAGAGATATGTCGAATGTAATTGTTGGAATAATTTGGCAAATAACATTAATGGCAGTTCCAATATTTCTTGTAATAAGAGAATATTCTTCACTAATTATTGCAGTTGTATTTTTAATTATAACTTCAACAATTTTGAAATTTAATTGGTGGAATAAATTAGAAAGTTCTTACGGTGAAAACACATAA
- a CDS encoding glycosidase, whose protein sequence is MNKLKFDKKVDLLFKDYKSLINQKNTKIKKGNGIFDRYKNPILTAQHIPPFWKYDLDFKTNPFLMERIGVNATFNSGAILFNKKILLSVRVEGNDRKSFFAIAESKNGIDNFKFWDYPIELPETKDPDINVYDMRLVKHEDGWIYGLFCTERKDKNVSSSDTSSAYALCGIARTKDFKKWERLPDLKTKSPQQRNVVLHPEFVENKYAFYTRPQDGFIEAGSGGGIGWGLCENIENPILKNEIIVDDRQYHTIKEVKNGLGPAPIKTKKGWLQLAHGVRNTAAGLRYVLYLFLSDLKNPEKIIASPGGYFLAPENEERIGDVSNVVFSNGWVAKENGEVFIYYASSDTRMHVATSTIDKLLDYVLNTPKDELRSFASVQQRKKLINKNLKLLMSRKKKD, encoded by the coding sequence ATGAACAAATTGAAGTTTGATAAAAAAGTTGACTTACTTTTCAAAGATTATAAAAGTTTAATAAATCAAAAAAATACAAAAATTAAAAAAGGTAACGGAATTTTTGATCGTTACAAAAATCCTATTTTAACAGCTCAACACATTCCTCCATTTTGGAAATATGATTTAGATTTTAAAACAAATCCATTTCTAATGGAACGAATTGGAGTTAATGCAACATTTAATTCCGGAGCAATATTATTCAATAAAAAAATTCTTTTATCCGTGAGAGTTGAAGGAAATGATAGAAAATCTTTTTTTGCAATTGCCGAATCAAAAAATGGAATTGATAATTTTAAATTTTGGGATTACCCAATAGAATTACCGGAAACAAAAGATCCCGATATAAATGTTTATGATATGCGTTTGGTTAAACATGAAGACGGATGGATTTATGGTTTATTCTGTACCGAAAGAAAAGATAAAAATGTATCATCTTCAGATACTTCAAGCGCTTATGCACTTTGTGGAATTGCACGAACCAAGGATTTTAAAAAATGGGAAAGACTTCCGGATCTTAAAACAAAATCACCGCAGCAAAGAAATGTTGTTTTGCATCCGGAATTTGTAGAGAATAAATATGCATTTTACACACGACCACAAGATGGATTTATTGAAGCAGGAAGCGGCGGCGGAATTGGCTGGGGATTATGTGAAAATATTGAAAACCCAATTCTTAAAAATGAAATTATTGTTGATGACAGACAATATCACACAATTAAAGAAGTGAAAAATGGATTGGGTCCGGCACCGATTAAAACAAAAAAAGGCTGGCTTCAATTAGCGCATGGAGTTAGAAATACGGCTGCTGGATTGCGGTATGTCTTATATTTGTTTTTAAGCGATCTTAAAAATCCCGAAAAAATTATTGCATCACCTGGAGGATATTTTTTAGCTCCGGAAAATGAAGAAAGAATTGGCGATGTTTCAAATGTAGTTTTTAGTAATGGCTGGGTTGCAAAAGAAAACGGAGAAGTGTTTATTTATTATGCTTCTTCCGATACAAGAATGCACGTTGCAACTTCAACAATTGATAAATTATTAGATTACGTTTTGAATACTCCGAAAGATGAATTAAGAAGTTTTGCTTCAGTTCAGCAAAGAAAAAAACTTATCAATAAAAATTTGAAATTATTAATGAGTAGAAAGAAGAAAGATTAA
- a CDS encoding AGE family epimerase/isomerase: MNKILDEMSFQLKNNLLDKWYPRVIDFEAGGFFTNLSYNFELTNSQEKMIVTQARNIWTLSKAADFFSDKKYLDFALHGFQFLHNKMWDKTNGGFFQIKNREGNYSDIEGWQNEKRTYGNAYGLFALASLYQTSQNEKVLDFAKQVFYWIDTFAHDKIHKGYFQFLNEECEIFNRGSKYKSIATDKNEVGYKDQNSSIHLLEAFTEFYNVYKSDLLKERLTEMLFLTRDVITTEKGYLQLFFDEEWNSVSFKNEPKEIRESNYGLDHISFGHDYETAFLMLEASHSLGIKNDIKTLHIAKKMVDHSLENGWDNINGGFFDGGYYFENSDKCEIIKNTKTWWAQAEALNIFLIMSQIFPNEQKYLETFFKEWDYVKNFIIDHENGDWYWGGIDIEPFQKFEPKGRIWKGTYHNGRALMNCVSILADENFKLFKHSEGFRKKKIVSDKFLNHWKKVAENL; this comes from the coding sequence ATGAATAAAATTCTTGATGAAATGAGTTTTCAGCTCAAAAATAATTTGTTGGATAAATGGTATCCTCGAGTTATTGATTTTGAAGCTGGTGGATTTTTTACAAATCTTTCATACAATTTTGAATTAACAAATTCTCAAGAAAAAATGATTGTAACTCAAGCAAGAAATATTTGGACACTTTCCAAAGCTGCTGATTTTTTTAGCGATAAAAAATATTTGGATTTTGCATTACACGGATTTCAATTTTTACACAATAAAATGTGGGATAAAACTAACGGCGGTTTTTTTCAAATTAAAAATCGCGAAGGTAATTATTCTGATATTGAAGGATGGCAAAATGAAAAAAGAACTTACGGAAATGCTTATGGATTATTTGCTTTAGCTTCACTTTACCAAACTTCACAAAATGAAAAAGTTCTGGATTTTGCAAAACAAGTTTTTTACTGGATTGATACTTTTGCACATGATAAAATACACAAAGGTTACTTTCAATTTTTGAATGAGGAATGTGAAATTTTTAATAGGGGAAGTAAATATAAATCAATAGCCACAGATAAAAATGAAGTTGGATATAAAGATCAAAATTCTTCAATACATCTTTTGGAAGCATTTACTGAATTCTACAATGTTTACAAATCTGATTTGCTTAAAGAAAGATTGACCGAAATGCTTTTTTTAACTCGAGATGTAATTACAACAGAGAAAGGATATTTACAATTATTTTTTGATGAAGAATGGAATTCGGTTTCTTTTAAGAATGAACCAAAAGAAATTCGTGAAAGTAATTATGGATTGGATCACATTTCATTTGGTCACGATTATGAAACAGCTTTTTTAATGCTGGAAGCTTCTCATTCATTAGGGATAAAAAATGATATTAAAACTTTGCATATTGCAAAAAAAATGGTTGATCATTCATTAGAAAATGGATGGGATAATATTAATGGCGGATTTTTTGATGGAGGATATTATTTTGAAAATTCAGATAAATGTGAAATTATTAAGAATACAAAAACTTGGTGGGCGCAAGCTGAAGCTCTAAATATTTTTTTAATTATGTCGCAAATTTTTCCAAATGAACAAAAGTACTTAGAAACATTTTTTAAAGAATGGGATTATGTAAAAAATTTTATAATCGATCACGAAAATGGTGACTGGTATTGGGGTGGAATTGATATTGAACCTTTTCAAAAATTTGAACCCAAAGGAAGAATTTGGAAAGGAACATATCACAATGGAAGAGCTTTAATGAATTGTGTTTCAATTTTGGCAGATGAAAATTTTAAATTATTTAAACACAGTGAAGGTTTTAGAAAGAAGAAAATTGTATCCGATAAATTTTTAAATCATTGGAAAAAAGTTGCGGAGAATTTATGA